A DNA window from bacterium contains the following coding sequences:
- a CDS encoding transposase zinc-binding domain-containing protein — protein MRTAIDKSVKCGDLREGFAWVRCPDCSKSFFVAFSCRQRCCCPSCDQKRVLLLGMRLAEEVFAPVSHELWVLTMPKRLRIFFRYDRCSLGKLCRLAYETIRDGLHQAGGAREGEPGYVGAIQTFGDLTGWHSHIHAIVSEGLIRRDGFPHRS, from the coding sequence ATTCGTACCGCGATCGACAAGTCTGTAAAGTGCGGAGATCTGAGGGAGGGATTTGCATGGGTGCGTTGCCCGGATTGCAGCAAATCGTTTTTCGTGGCGTTTTCGTGCCGGCAACGCTGTTGCTGCCCGTCCTGCGATCAGAAGCGGGTGCTGCTGCTGGGAATGCGCCTGGCGGAGGAGGTCTTTGCGCCGGTTAGCCACGAGCTATGGGTCTTGACCATGCCGAAGCGGTTGCGCATTTTCTTTCGCTACGACCGCTGCTCGCTGGGCAAGCTCTGTCGGCTGGCCTATGAAACGATCCGAGATGGGCTTCACCAGGCTGGCGGAGCCAGAGAGGGTGAACCCGGTTATGTAGGGGCGATACAGACCTTTGGCGATCTGACGGGCTGGCACAGCCATATACATGCGATCGTGAGCGAGGGATTGATCAGGCGGGATGGCTTTCCCCATCGCTCATAG
- a CDS encoding T9SS type A sorting domain-containing protein: MKKLIFNFIFLFGSCLMAQDFSVFTNLGGDKKWDNPANWSTNRVPGANDEVYIPGDKGVLLDKYCKAKKITIEGSVATGWVFGSEIFTDQLIIKKTGDILMRGDLKILPVTNQLNVENEGKIWTDMYSQPKRLSVGEQLYSKNVTMNIPGGKIQNAQFQFSGSVLEMSGAFIAGHSHNINADFVTMSKESVLSSTEGKTVEESSPQIVCHKRMLLDKGSRIICDQDPKSVTGGNINIFADTFINYGALRPGKGFKTNGKVNLCARNLFNQGAMGGGSGTSMGKRSAIQQNEFSNITLSADSVVIAQQDSMIIADTLKIFGKNIKVAIQNQAGIALLNGIEFYTTADGTVDFTQTTIMNAIAGGYSKHIFSNHVIPSEKWKLQRIFMSDVTILPADTTQSNASATLTNGFGFANAIGTLRLFLQNLSMAAQSIKYEIDSELGWVGAITGNTAELAPFSADSVQIPFHIPPETIRGIEDIVRVRISINGVEIDTTYATITCLSRSTHPGELNSISVSPAAANLTLGGKQLFTAVGFTADGDTLHYFRPVWSATGGEINAAGLYTATQTGNWIVTCTDSSTGVTTNASVNVGATLVESDNESAPTKFALQQNYPNPFNATTKIKFSIPTSPFDSFSRADGIFINLIVYDILGNEVMTLVNGYKPAGTYEVEFDASHLPSGVYYYKLKVGEYLDIKKMVLIK; this comes from the coding sequence ATGAAAAAACTGATCTTCAATTTCATTTTCCTATTCGGATCCTGTCTGATGGCGCAGGATTTCTCGGTATTTACCAACTTGGGCGGGGATAAAAAGTGGGATAATCCGGCCAACTGGAGCACGAATAGAGTTCCGGGCGCAAATGATGAGGTGTATATTCCGGGTGACAAAGGGGTCTTGCTTGATAAATACTGCAAAGCGAAAAAGATCACAATTGAAGGATCGGTGGCCACAGGTTGGGTTTTTGGATCAGAGATTTTCACTGATCAGCTGATTATTAAAAAAACAGGCGACATCCTGATGCGGGGCGACTTGAAGATTCTTCCGGTCACAAACCAGCTGAATGTCGAGAATGAAGGCAAGATCTGGACAGACATGTACTCCCAGCCCAAACGGCTGTCTGTCGGCGAACAATTATACTCAAAAAATGTCACAATGAATATTCCAGGGGGAAAAATCCAAAATGCGCAGTTTCAGTTCAGCGGAAGTGTACTGGAAATGTCCGGAGCTTTCATAGCAGGCCATTCTCACAACATTAATGCAGATTTTGTAACCATGTCCAAAGAAAGCGTCCTGTCAAGTACCGAAGGTAAAACTGTCGAAGAGTCTTCCCCCCAAATAGTATGCCATAAAAGAATGTTGTTGGATAAGGGAAGCAGGATCATATGCGATCAAGACCCAAAGTCAGTTACCGGCGGGAACATCAATATTTTTGCAGATACATTCATCAATTACGGCGCTTTGCGGCCGGGGAAAGGTTTTAAGACGAACGGAAAGGTCAATCTTTGCGCGCGGAATCTATTCAATCAGGGCGCAATGGGGGGAGGATCGGGCACAAGCATGGGAAAGCGTTCCGCGATCCAACAGAATGAATTCAGCAATATCACCCTCAGTGCCGATTCGGTCGTGATCGCTCAGCAGGACAGCATGATCATAGCGGATACCTTGAAAATCTTTGGTAAAAACATAAAAGTCGCCATTCAAAACCAAGCCGGTATCGCTCTGTTGAATGGAATCGAGTTTTATACCACAGCCGACGGGACGGTTGACTTTACTCAAACAACGATCATGAACGCCATTGCGGGCGGATACAGCAAACACATCTTCAGCAATCATGTGATCCCCTCCGAAAAATGGAAATTGCAGAGAATATTCATGAGCGACGTGACGATTTTGCCGGCCGACACGACCCAATCGAACGCCTCCGCAACACTCACGAACGGATTCGGTTTTGCAAATGCCATTGGCACACTTCGGCTCTTTTTGCAGAATCTGAGCATGGCGGCGCAATCCATCAAATATGAAATCGATTCCGAACTCGGTTGGGTCGGCGCCATTACCGGCAACACGGCTGAATTGGCGCCTTTTTCGGCGGATAGTGTGCAAATACCATTTCACATTCCTCCTGAAACCATTCGAGGCATTGAAGACATTGTTCGTGTCCGAATCTCCATCAACGGTGTCGAGATAGACACGACCTATGCGACCATAACCTGCCTGAGTCGTTCGACTCATCCGGGTGAGTTGAACTCTATCAGTGTTTCGCCAGCTGCAGCAAATTTAACGCTTGGGGGAAAACAGCTGTTTACCGCCGTCGGATTCACTGCCGATGGAGACACGCTCCATTACTTCCGACCGGTCTGGTCAGCAACCGGTGGAGAAATTAACGCAGCGGGTCTTTATACCGCCACCCAAACAGGCAACTGGATCGTCACCTGTACTGACAGTTCTACCGGCGTGACAACGAACGCTTCGGTAAATGTCGGTGCCACATTGGTCGAATCCGATAATGAATCGGCCCCGACGAAATTTGCTTTACAGCAAAATTATCCGAACCCGTTCAACGCCACAACCAAAATTAAATTTTCAATCCCAACATCGCCATTCGATTCATTCTCCAGAGCGGATGGGATTTTCATAAATCTAATAGTTTATGATATATTAGGCAATGAAGTGATGACACTTGTCAATGGTTACAAACCGGCGGGTACTTATGAAGTGGAATTTGATGCTTCCCATCTTCCAAGCGGAGTATACTATTATAAGCTTAAAGTTGGAGAATACCTCGATATCAAGAAAATGGTTCTGATTAAATAA
- a CDS encoding ROK family protein, with the protein MRIGIDFGGTNVKFGLFDEAGNTRKFAVERVADLAATGPLLEALLDAAARFAAGEVLTQGGLGMKGMVDVQAGGVINDVGAADIFAGIDLRGRLAARLGVPFAFDNDARAYAFGEWKFGAGRGLPSIIAMTLGTGVGCAAVIDGRLFRSSNPASGLLGGHMSIDRRGPECPCGLKGCLELYCSAVNFEKHLLAAFPELAAEAIPLKAFFDEAEARPAWADVKAEFIDNLAIGVINVMHAYGINTVVLGGGLMKSHEKIIPGLLEIVKRRAWMVPRGDVRILPALLEDRAACLGAAFLDQ; encoded by the coding sequence ATGAGGATCGGCATCGATTTCGGCGGCACCAACGTCAAGTTCGGCCTTTTCGATGAGGCAGGCAACACTCGCAAATTCGCGGTCGAAAGGGTGGCCGATCTCGCCGCAACGGGCCCGCTGCTGGAGGCCCTGCTCGACGCAGCCGCCCGCTTCGCCGCCGGCGAAGTGCTGACCCAGGGCGGCCTCGGCATGAAGGGGATGGTCGATGTGCAGGCCGGCGGCGTGATCAACGACGTCGGTGCGGCCGACATATTCGCCGGCATCGATCTGCGCGGCCGGCTCGCCGCCCGGCTCGGGGTGCCCTTCGCCTTCGACAACGACGCCCGCGCCTACGCCTTCGGAGAGTGGAAGTTCGGTGCCGGCCGGGGCTTGCCCTCGATCATAGCCATGACCCTCGGCACCGGCGTCGGCTGCGCGGCGGTCATCGACGGCCGCCTCTTCCGCTCCAGCAATCCCGCAAGCGGCCTCCTCGGTGGCCACATGAGCATCGACCGCCGCGGCCCGGAGTGCCCCTGCGGCCTCAAGGGATGCCTCGAACTCTACTGCTCGGCGGTCAATTTCGAAAAACACCTCCTCGCCGCCTTCCCCGAGCTGGCGGCCGAGGCTATCCCCCTCAAGGCCTTCTTCGACGAGGCGGAAGCCCGCCCAGCTTGGGCCGACGTGAAAGCAGAATTCATCGACAATCTCGCCATCGGGGTGATCAACGTCATGCACGCCTACGGCATCAATACCGTCGTCCTGGGCGGCGGTCTGATGAAAAGCCATGAAAAGATCATCCCTGGCCTGCTCGAGATCGTCAAACGCCGCGCCTGGATGGTGCCCAGAGGTGATGTGCGTATTCTCCCGGCCCTGCTCGAGGACCGCGCCGCCTGCCTCGGCGCCGCCTTTCTTGATCAATGA
- a CDS encoding class I mannose-6-phosphate isomerase → MKNSDRGALTPFTAPLPDAASAYPKGYYDALPAFTLTEGVIDKGYGGLAARIAVRIPQGLRVLVIDGFPGVAWDHFLTHLQAELLHLDIRAELLRFDDALADPADREAALRPFLGGEDRLFGKHWPFGPEIFFDPVRVEELRISASIRRAGAAGRLTIIAGSGASLIELWDEHWYVDLPKDLIQEKFRTGAAGNVGCQAADFEAFYKRCYFVEWPAFSRLKRSLLPRLDIFIDGQDEGEPSWMTGDGFRAALEEISRSPFRVRPWFYPGPWGGQFMKGHMNLDPCKPNYAWSFEMIVPENGIVFQSSGRFLECSFDFAMYAHNCSLLGPRAAAQFIHEWPIRFDYLDTIDGGNLSVQVHPRPDYIKKEFGETYTQDECYYIVNAQPGARVYLGLQEHTDLEEFKQALLHSQATGEELDVEAWIHSEPSRPHDLFFIPNGTVHCSGRGNLVLEISATPYIFTMKLYDYLRRDLEGKLRPINLERGFANIRPERRGEWIRRNLVARPKPIEESAESRLYELYNHPWTFYVILRAEFAARYTLLTEGRGFAVNLVEGERVEVHSANGRVTSLAYLETMLIPAAAEAVTFVNRGEQSCRLVLVYVKPEAGLSVPVNDPND, encoded by the coding sequence ATGAAGAACAGTGACCGCGGGGCCTTGACCCCTTTTACAGCCCCCCTGCCGGATGCTGCGTCAGCCTACCCGAAAGGTTATTATGATGCCCTGCCCGCTTTCACCCTGACGGAAGGCGTGATCGACAAGGGCTATGGCGGACTCGCCGCCCGGATCGCCGTAAGAATCCCGCAGGGTCTTCGCGTGCTCGTCATCGACGGCTTTCCGGGGGTCGCCTGGGATCACTTCCTCACCCATCTGCAAGCTGAACTGCTGCACCTGGATATCCGCGCCGAACTCCTTCGGTTCGATGACGCCCTGGCCGATCCCGCCGACCGCGAGGCCGCGCTCCGGCCTTTCCTCGGCGGGGAGGACCGCCTCTTCGGCAAACACTGGCCATTCGGGCCGGAGATCTTTTTCGATCCGGTTCGGGTGGAGGAACTGCGCATCTCCGCCTCGATACGCCGCGCCGGGGCAGCCGGCCGGCTCACCATAATCGCCGGCAGCGGGGCCTCCCTGATCGAACTCTGGGACGAGCATTGGTATGTCGACCTGCCCAAGGACCTCATCCAGGAAAAGTTCAGGACAGGCGCGGCCGGAAACGTGGGCTGCCAGGCTGCCGATTTTGAGGCGTTCTACAAGCGCTGCTATTTCGTCGAGTGGCCCGCTTTTAGCCGCCTTAAGCGCAGTCTGCTGCCTCGTCTCGATATTTTCATCGATGGCCAGGACGAGGGCGAACCCTCCTGGATGACCGGCGACGGTTTCCGCGCCGCACTGGAGGAGATTTCCCGGTCGCCTTTCCGGGTCCGGCCCTGGTTCTACCCTGGGCCATGGGGCGGACAGTTCATGAAAGGCCACATGAATCTCGATCCGTGCAAACCCAATTATGCCTGGTCCTTCGAAATGATCGTCCCGGAGAACGGCATCGTCTTTCAGAGCAGCGGCCGCTTTCTCGAGTGCTCTTTCGATTTTGCGATGTATGCCCACAATTGCAGCCTCCTCGGCCCGCGTGCGGCCGCGCAGTTCATCCACGAATGGCCGATCCGCTTCGACTACCTGGACACCATCGACGGCGGCAATCTCTCCGTCCAGGTCCATCCCCGGCCGGACTATATCAAAAAGGAATTCGGCGAGACTTACACCCAGGATGAATGCTATTACATCGTCAACGCCCAACCCGGCGCCCGGGTCTATCTCGGCTTACAGGAGCATACCGATCTCGAGGAATTCAAACAGGCCCTGCTCCATTCGCAGGCGACCGGGGAGGAACTGGATGTGGAGGCCTGGATCCACAGCGAGCCCTCCCGACCGCACGACCTCTTTTTCATTCCTAACGGCACCGTGCACTGCAGCGGCCGTGGCAACCTCGTACTGGAAATCAGCGCCACGCCCTATATCTTTACGATGAAGCTCTATGACTACCTGCGGCGGGACCTGGAGGGCAAGCTGCGGCCGATCAACCTCGAGCGCGGATTTGCCAACATCCGGCCCGAGCGGCGGGGGGAGTGGATCAGGCGGAACCTGGTGGCCCGCCCCAAACCGATCGAGGAGAGCGCGGAGAGCCGCCTCTATGAACTTTACAACCACCCCTGGACCTTTTACGTTATCCTGCGCGCCGAGTTCGCCGCCCGCTATACTCTGCTGACCGAGGGCAGGGGCTTCGCCGTCAACCTCGTCGAGGGTGAAAGGGTGGAGGTCCATTCTGCCAACGGCCGTGTCACCTCGCTGGCGTATCTCGAGACCATGCTCATCCCGGCGGCCGCGGAGGCGGTCACCTTTGTCAACAGGGGGGAGCAGTCCTGCCGCCTCGTACTCGTTTACGTCAAACCCGAGGCCGGCCTTTCCGTGCCGGTCAACGATCCCAATGACTGA